The proteins below come from a single Oceaniferula flava genomic window:
- a CDS encoding tRNA (cytidine(34)-2'-O)-methyltransferase, which yields MLHVVLVTPEIPHNTGAAGRLCLATGARLHLIKPLGFSLDDRQVKRVGLDYWKDVDLQVWESWDEFRAGIDPDAGVYFLTTKTQQPHWDVAFNDGDYLVFGCETKGLPESLLEENPDQCLTIPMVEGSTRSLNLATSVGIVLYEAVRQIRS from the coding sequence ATGTTGCACGTCGTTCTCGTCACACCCGAAATCCCTCATAACACCGGCGCGGCTGGTCGGCTCTGCCTGGCCACCGGTGCTCGATTGCATTTGATAAAGCCGCTGGGCTTCTCACTCGACGATCGGCAGGTGAAACGTGTGGGCTTGGATTATTGGAAGGATGTTGATCTCCAGGTGTGGGAAAGTTGGGATGAATTCCGTGCCGGCATCGATCCGGATGCGGGGGTGTATTTTCTCACCACCAAAACCCAACAGCCGCACTGGGACGTGGCGTTCAATGATGGTGATTACCTCGTTTTCGGCTGCGAGACCAAGGGGCTGCCCGAGAGCTTGCTGGAGGAGAACCCCGACCAGTGCCTGACCATCCCCATGGTCGAGGGATCGACCCGTAGCCTAAACCTTGCCACATCCGTAGGCATCGTGCTCTATGAGGCCGTGAGACAGATTAGGAGCTAA